In Pseudobacter ginsenosidimutans, the following are encoded in one genomic region:
- a CDS encoding SusC/RagA family TonB-linked outer membrane protein has product MKLTALMLLICGLSLSAKTSSQTITFSGKNVTMEKVFAAIEAQTGYVIIGSARTIKSTERVSLQVSQMALSRFLELLLESKPIEFEIRSKTIFIKEKPAARAISPLSLFNRAAAPISGYVRDEEGNPLSGATVRVRRRNILMNNATVTDAQGRFTIRANEGESLVISFIGFVSQEIKIESGKEINITLVRTDRELELATVVVNTGYQRISKERATGAYDVVNKDMLQKRPISNLSTALQGMVPGMQGKEKSDGSFNFLIRGTSSMYADAKPLVVVDGFPVADTSFTTINPNDIESVTVLKDAAAASIWGARSANGVIVITTKQARAGQKLKVEVNAFTRIGDKIDLNQVTRTAAPLDFIRYEELAWKNNWALSKFSGSFNQLRTSLTLAQELLYANETGKISADAMNRGLDSLRRIDNRGQIEDLLLQRPVLSQYNINISGGTDKIRSLASFMFEKNKDGFVGNQYNRFMFNFNNQYRPTKFLSFFASASIQYTNQTSSGATVTELEQLSPYETLLDPDGSYSVNLKGINRGLFATLPAKSLPYEDWSFNLLQEVREREFKTEDLNARLQLGMTINIMKGLSFDTKLQYERRKTDYQNYYSENTYFARDMVNYNIDYTPATQTVNKVFLPKGGIQTPRQFGTNTWINNTTNESYVFRNQLNFDRVFARKHQVTAIAGFELSQYEVDNIANPWLYGYYPDKLQSSAPPYGYGSAGNTFKNITGSTGITLQGGNPIIGWGLDRYVSFYGNAAYTYNRKYTLSGSIRADASNYITDDPSLRWSPFWSVGGAWNIGREDFMKDVAFVNNLSLRATYGMNGNAEKGTSTKTLLNMGTSLNATTGTITATISDYGNPLLRWEKTTTTNIGVDFGLFKGKLVGKIDYYKKNGSDLVGLVTLAAANGTTSQKFNNAKMVNNGIELSLGTAFDIPGIPVEYQTMVTYAYNKNKITDLYYPAIYGYDMLSGNAFVQGSPIQPVYSYTYLGMKDGEPYVAGVKGTPNRFDDLALHNRGLGLQYLNYEGTAIPPHTMSWLNTFRAYGFSLNVLFTGTMGGVYRNPVFNYATTIGGGKTFVDRFVSEVFAGNPDIPSFPQANDPGTYRWDRYAPNLQGLVESSSYIECKEIMLDYTFPDKLSKAVLLEGIRVYAQARNLGLVYRANSRGFHPDWLPGSNRPLRTITLGCNIQF; this is encoded by the coding sequence ATGAAATTAACCGCATTGATGCTATTGATCTGTGGTTTGTCTCTGAGCGCTAAGACTTCTTCCCAAACCATCACTTTCTCCGGTAAGAATGTGACGATGGAGAAAGTATTTGCTGCCATCGAAGCACAAACAGGTTACGTGATCATCGGAAGTGCAAGAACTATCAAAAGCACGGAACGTGTTTCACTTCAGGTATCGCAAATGGCGCTTTCCCGTTTTCTCGAATTACTCCTCGAAAGCAAGCCTATAGAATTCGAGATCAGATCAAAGACCATCTTTATCAAAGAGAAACCCGCAGCCAGGGCCATCAGTCCTTTGTCCCTGTTCAATCGCGCAGCAGCGCCAATATCCGGCTATGTCCGCGATGAAGAAGGTAACCCTTTGTCCGGCGCAACTGTGAGGGTCAGGCGAAGGAACATCCTTATGAACAACGCTACTGTTACAGATGCGCAAGGCCGTTTTACCATCAGAGCCAATGAAGGGGAATCCCTGGTGATCAGCTTCATTGGATTTGTCAGCCAGGAAATCAAAATTGAATCTGGTAAGGAAATCAACATTACGCTGGTTCGTACAGACAGGGAACTGGAACTGGCTACAGTAGTAGTGAATACCGGATATCAGCGCATCTCCAAAGAACGCGCTACCGGCGCTTATGATGTAGTGAATAAAGACATGCTTCAGAAACGCCCCATCTCTAATCTCTCTACCGCATTGCAGGGCATGGTTCCCGGCATGCAGGGAAAAGAAAAATCAGATGGCAGTTTCAATTTCCTCATCCGCGGTACCAGCTCCATGTATGCAGATGCCAAACCATTGGTGGTAGTAGATGGATTCCCTGTTGCGGATACCAGCTTCACTACTATCAATCCAAATGACATCGAATCCGTTACAGTGTTGAAAGATGCTGCGGCAGCTTCCATCTGGGGCGCCAGGTCCGCCAACGGTGTGATCGTGATCACTACCAAACAGGCCAGGGCCGGGCAAAAGCTCAAAGTGGAAGTGAACGCATTTACCAGGATCGGAGACAAGATCGATCTCAACCAGGTGACAAGAACAGCCGCTCCGCTGGATTTTATCCGCTACGAAGAGCTCGCCTGGAAGAACAACTGGGCGCTCAGCAAATTCAGCGGCTCCTTCAACCAGCTGCGCACATCGCTCACACTTGCGCAGGAACTGCTCTATGCCAATGAAACAGGTAAGATATCCGCTGATGCCATGAACCGTGGGCTGGACAGCCTGCGCCGTATCGACAACAGAGGGCAGATCGAAGATCTGCTCTTGCAACGTCCCGTGCTCAGTCAATACAATATCAATATCTCCGGCGGAACCGATAAGATCAGGAGCCTGGCTTCCTTTATGTTCGAGAAGAATAAAGATGGTTTTGTGGGTAACCAGTACAACCGTTTCATGTTCAACTTCAATAACCAGTACAGGCCCACGAAGTTCCTCAGCTTCTTCGCCAGCGCATCCATTCAATACACCAATCAGACATCAAGCGGGGCAACGGTTACAGAGCTGGAGCAGTTATCGCCTTACGAAACCCTGCTGGACCCTGATGGCAGTTACAGCGTGAACCTGAAAGGGATCAACAGGGGATTGTTTGCCACTCTTCCGGCAAAATCTCTGCCTTATGAAGACTGGAGCTTCAACCTCCTGCAGGAAGTACGTGAAAGGGAATTCAAAACAGAAGACCTGAATGCCCGCCTTCAACTGGGTATGACCATCAATATCATGAAGGGATTGTCTTTCGATACAAAACTTCAATACGAAAGGCGCAAGACGGATTATCAGAACTACTACAGCGAGAACACGTACTTCGCACGTGATATGGTGAATTATAATATCGACTATACACCTGCCACACAAACTGTGAACAAAGTGTTCCTGCCCAAAGGCGGTATCCAAACGCCCCGCCAGTTTGGTACCAATACCTGGATCAACAATACCACCAACGAAAGCTATGTGTTCCGCAACCAGCTGAACTTCGACCGCGTTTTCGCAAGAAAGCACCAGGTAACTGCTATTGCCGGTTTTGAGTTGTCGCAATATGAAGTGGATAATATCGCCAATCCCTGGCTCTATGGCTATTATCCCGATAAGCTGCAGAGCAGCGCGCCCCCTTACGGATATGGCAGCGCTGGCAATACTTTCAAGAATATCACCGGCAGTACCGGGATAACCCTGCAGGGCGGTAATCCCATCATCGGCTGGGGGCTGGACAGGTATGTTTCCTTCTATGGCAATGCAGCGTATACCTATAACCGTAAGTATACATTGTCTGGCAGCATCCGCGCCGATGCGTCCAACTATATCACCGATGATCCCAGTCTGCGCTGGTCGCCCTTCTGGTCCGTTGGCGGCGCCTGGAATATCGGACGTGAGGATTTCATGAAAGATGTTGCTTTTGTGAATAATCTTTCATTGCGCGCTACCTATGGAATGAACGGTAATGCGGAAAAGGGAACTTCCACCAAAACCCTGCTGAATATGGGCACTTCACTGAATGCCACCACCGGCACCATTACTGCTACTATCTCGGACTATGGCAACCCGTTATTAAGATGGGAGAAGACCACCACTACCAATATCGGTGTTGATTTCGGACTGTTCAAAGGAAAGCTGGTGGGTAAGATCGATTACTACAAGAAGAATGGTTCCGATCTGGTGGGACTGGTTACGCTTGCAGCTGCCAATGGCACAACCAGCCAGAAATTCAACAATGCCAAAATGGTGAACAATGGTATCGAATTGTCGCTGGGAACAGCATTCGATATACCCGGTATTCCTGTTGAATACCAGACCATGGTCACTTATGCATACAACAAGAACAAGATCACTGATCTCTATTATCCCGCTATTTATGGATATGATATGCTGAGTGGTAATGCATTCGTACAGGGTAGTCCCATTCAGCCTGTTTATTCTTACACCTATCTTGGTATGAAAGACGGAGAGCCTTATGTAGCCGGTGTGAAAGGAACGCCCAACCGTTTCGATGACCTGGCATTGCACAACAGGGGACTGGGATTGCAATACCTGAACTATGAAGGAACGGCCATTCCTCCGCATACGATGAGCTGGCTGAATACTTTCAGGGCATATGGTTTCAGTTTGAATGTGCTGTTCACCGGAACGATGGGTGGCGTATACCGTAACCCGGTATTCAATTATGCCACTACCATCGGAGGCGGAAAAACATTTGTGGATCGCTTCGTGTCTGAAGTATTTGCCGGTAATCCCGATATACCATCCTTTCCGCAGGCAAATGATCCCGGCACTTACCGCTGGGACAGGTATGCGCCGAATTTGCAGGGACTGGTGGAAAGCTCTTCCTATATCGAGTGTAAAGAGATCATGCTGGATTATACATTTCCCGATAAACTCAGCAAAGCTGTGCTGCTGGAAGGCATCCGCGTATATGCTCAGGCCAGGAACCTGGGATTGGTGTACCGCGCTAACAGCAGAGGGTTCCATCCCGATTGGCTGCCCGGAAGCAATCGTCCATTGAGGACCATTACCCTGGGATGTAATATTCAATTCTAA
- a CDS encoding RagB/SusD family nutrient uptake outer membrane protein translates to MKKNHFIILIAAVLMTTGGCKKYLEKESKKLATIETVEQLEALLNNASRFVQENNYTATYSTDDTEIPKEDYKNNAGEFTPEAIYFYLFTNDQVENNIASDQLWAGEYNKIFTANLVINNVEAATGDEALKQKVKADAHFVRGYSYWLLANYYCLPYTGANTSARGLPLKTGTEFTESLKRATLKETYDFILADMSEAAKTPVNDVDVKLPWRASKKAVAAFMSRYYLFAGDYDKTIEQADIALATASVQLKDYRTLVAGTPASYANPNVTINFSELNDWTAAKYYYWPEFYYLRFTYTPGWWFLPSSSLVSLYDQQNDLRYKWFMFPQGGRYFDAGTANMYRYQIFQTGSLLPSGPTIAEVLLNKAEAQARKDEPGNAMNTVNLLRDKRMSSSLPLSAGSKAEAITKVLEERRRELPFVTRWYDIRRFSVNDYPGDDVAITRDFFQLNNSVVNTDVPQTYTLPVGSKRYAVPVNGVEIGASRGQIEQNDYNN, encoded by the coding sequence ATGAAGAAAAATCATTTCATCATATTGATCGCAGCTGTGCTGATGACTACGGGCGGCTGTAAGAAATACCTGGAGAAAGAATCCAAAAAACTCGCTACCATCGAAACGGTGGAACAGTTGGAAGCCTTGCTGAACAATGCTTCCAGGTTTGTTCAGGAAAATAATTACACCGCCACTTACTCAACGGATGATACGGAGATCCCGAAAGAGGATTATAAGAACAACGCGGGAGAGTTCACTCCTGAAGCGATCTATTTTTATCTTTTCACCAATGACCAGGTAGAGAACAATATCGCATCAGACCAGCTCTGGGCGGGAGAATACAACAAGATCTTCACGGCCAACCTGGTGATCAATAATGTGGAAGCTGCAACAGGTGATGAAGCGCTTAAACAAAAGGTGAAAGCTGATGCACATTTCGTTCGCGGTTACTCATACTGGTTATTGGCCAACTATTATTGCCTTCCCTATACCGGGGCCAATACAAGCGCCAGGGGATTGCCCTTGAAAACAGGTACTGAGTTCACCGAGTCACTGAAAAGGGCCACACTGAAGGAAACCTATGATTTCATCCTGGCAGATATGTCCGAAGCTGCTAAAACACCGGTGAACGATGTTGATGTTAAACTTCCCTGGCGCGCCAGTAAAAAAGCGGTGGCGGCATTCATGAGCCGGTACTATCTTTTCGCGGGCGATTATGATAAGACCATCGAGCAGGCGGATATAGCACTGGCCACTGCTTCTGTGCAGCTGAAAGATTACAGGACGCTGGTGGCAGGTACTCCGGCATCGTATGCCAATCCCAACGTTACCATCAATTTTTCGGAACTGAACGACTGGACCGCTGCGAAATATTATTACTGGCCCGAGTTCTATTATCTCCGTTTCACGTATACACCCGGCTGGTGGTTCCTTCCCAGCTCCTCACTGGTATCCTTATACGATCAGCAGAATGATCTTCGATACAAATGGTTCATGTTCCCGCAGGGTGGAAGGTATTTCGATGCCGGAACAGCCAATATGTACCGCTACCAGATCTTCCAGACCGGCAGTCTGCTGCCTTCAGGTCCAACCATTGCTGAAGTATTGCTGAACAAGGCCGAGGCCCAGGCCCGCAAGGATGAGCCCGGTAATGCGATGAACACCGTGAACCTGCTGCGCGATAAACGCATGAGCAGCTCCCTGCCACTCAGTGCCGGCAGCAAAGCCGAAGCCATCACGAAAGTGCTTGAAGAGCGCAGGCGTGAGCTGCCTTTCGTTACCCGCTGGTACGATATCCGCCGCTTCAGCGTGAATGATTATCCGGGAGATGATGTTGCCATCACGCGCGATTTCTTCCAGCTCAATAACAGTGTGGTGAATACCGATGTTCCGCAAACCTATACATTACCCGTTGGTAGCAAGCGCTACGCTGTTCCCGTCAACGGCGTGGAGATCGGCGCCAGCAGGGGACAGATCGAACAAAACGATTACAACAATTAA
- a CDS encoding redoxin domain-containing protein has protein sequence MAHEKTKLAGMITGMLISAAFTGSFAQHKSVAPADAKTIADAQKQVEKFPDSLSLHDDYIKAMTLANPDLKTQYDAWMKKYPANYKVPFAIGKALYNREDPAATPYLKKVVAMKPQMAEVYQMLSIDAERWGDEKAAHEYMGKAKQAAPNDPSYAFYYAMDFEHTDPAKWREEIYTVAKRFPDHERGAQGLYWLATRSTDKAEKFKVYEQLIRLYDPLKFNWSSSGASGLFDLYVSESMYDKASALANKMRSKESWKSQGELAASLVKLQELKAAGKWNEAQAMLKDVKVPRYSGAAEYINLLKAEIADAAGNTRAAYDSLLIIFAKTPTENTKAAISKYASKLGLNATQVETDIWSARNKNTYQAPAFALDMYTEKRKATLDEFKGKVVLLTFWFPGCGPCRGEFPHFQEVVNKYSKDELAYIGINVFPEQDDYVVPFMKGTGYTFTPLRSTSDWAMEVYKVRGQPTNFLIDKEGNIVYNNFMINSNNQRMLEMMIESLLKKS, from the coding sequence TTGGCTCATGAAAAAACAAAGCTTGCCGGCATGATCACCGGTATGTTGATCTCGGCTGCCTTCACCGGTAGTTTCGCACAACACAAATCTGTAGCTCCGGCCGATGCAAAGACCATCGCAGATGCGCAGAAACAGGTGGAGAAATTTCCCGACAGTCTTTCCCTGCATGATGATTATATCAAAGCAATGACCCTGGCTAATCCTGATCTTAAAACACAGTACGATGCCTGGATGAAAAAATATCCGGCCAATTATAAAGTACCTTTTGCCATTGGTAAGGCTTTGTACAACCGGGAAGATCCTGCCGCTACTCCTTATCTCAAAAAAGTAGTGGCCATGAAACCGCAGATGGCGGAAGTATACCAGATGTTATCCATCGATGCAGAGCGCTGGGGAGATGAGAAAGCTGCGCATGAATACATGGGCAAGGCAAAACAGGCTGCTCCCAATGATCCGTCTTACGCATTTTACTATGCGATGGATTTTGAACATACCGATCCTGCAAAATGGAGGGAAGAGATCTATACGGTGGCCAAACGTTTTCCGGATCATGAACGTGGCGCACAGGGACTATACTGGCTCGCTACCAGGTCCACTGATAAGGCAGAGAAATTCAAAGTATATGAGCAACTGATCCGCTTGTACGATCCTTTAAAATTCAACTGGTCGTCCAGCGGCGCTTCAGGCCTGTTCGATCTTTATGTAAGTGAGAGCATGTATGATAAAGCCTCCGCACTTGCCAATAAAATGAGATCGAAAGAAAGCTGGAAAAGCCAGGGGGAACTGGCTGCATCTCTCGTGAAATTGCAGGAATTGAAAGCAGCGGGAAAATGGAATGAAGCACAGGCGATGCTGAAGGATGTGAAAGTGCCTCGTTATTCCGGCGCAGCAGAATACATCAACCTGCTGAAAGCTGAGATCGCCGATGCAGCAGGTAATACAAGAGCTGCATACGATAGCCTGCTGATCATCTTTGCGAAAACGCCCACGGAAAATACAAAGGCTGCCATCTCCAAATATGCATCCAAACTGGGTTTGAATGCTACGCAGGTGGAAACGGATATATGGAGTGCGCGCAATAAGAATACTTACCAGGCGCCTGCATTCGCACTGGACATGTATACCGAAAAAAGAAAAGCAACACTGGATGAATTCAAAGGGAAAGTGGTATTGCTCACTTTCTGGTTCCCCGGTTGCGGCCCCTGCCGTGGTGAGTTCCCGCATTTCCAGGAAGTGGTGAACAAGTATAGCAAAGATGAACTGGCTTATATCGGGATCAATGTATTCCCAGAACAGGATGATTATGTGGTGCCATTCATGAAAGGAACAGGCTATACTTTCACGCCCCTGAGATCAACCTCCGACTGGGCAATGGAAGTATACAAAGTGCGTGGACAACCCACTAATTTCCTCATCGACAAAGAAGGGAATATCGTGTACAATAATTTCATGATCAATAGTAATAATCAGCGCATGCTGGAAATGATGATAGAATCATTGTTGAAGAAATCATAG
- a CDS encoding sensor histidine kinase, with amino-acid sequence MGLVRFDGNNFKVYGEQDFPQAQTSRVYDVRADREGNLWGVMTSGTRLAMEPKGPFETAIPMVRGTVNNVFPRDGYFTGDVVTQTVKQLITDQKAEEPRMGMLDTANKLWGIGEEEAYLMLEDKLYYIQGRHYERLGPSSPKGSLAILDSAAIKFSNGNRLTAWYKNKPLESVTSIQGALASEPLFLQGKFTICWCPAGTFIYCNGVLYKLSFKQQLVYAEKMVDNLHIKELSSVYYQPSTKILFLGSYIDGLYVLKPVPFKVPAIPESLPDLSQNFYVQAVLDSNRLFCHNILFARDAASSYFDIRGNRWGALFAKNPHFIYFSKDSTLCSYDFLKKERKEIANVKSWVPLFLASLYDSTLYFATTRRIGIIKNNEVKDLRLIEVEKRIVCMVEHSPGSFYIGTQEGLFEYEWQQHKLRKINVLDTINIRTLHWESSNKRLWIGTYGTGAFLFENGQLFPVPQLVPALSAVHSFIDDGRGFFWLTTNKGLFKVNKNELLELAHQKREQAFFYVFDRNDGLPTSEFNGGFQYPYVWFPDSTLSLPTLKGLVWLHPHHTGIIYPDKKIYLDMISIDGSVQKDLNNNISLPVGKHALAITVATPYFGNPANLHLQYMIQNWNEDWKSVPVDGRIVLENLPPGKYSLIIRQEVITNNRDAVRLQLQIQVPPPFFQTIWFRVLVLALMAIVIYLLAGWRIRGLQMRSRLLEEKIQQRTVELNRTVSDLEKSQQDLSKSNHVKDLMISMVLHDLQSPIRFLNTLVKHLNQQYAHLEPGQLSRKMSELKSSTNALFNFTAQFFTWVRSQQKQFTVTWQEVSLGEVFEEIGHLYSDVMKSEGNTLLVIPTNLTCFTDAGLLNGILRNLVDNANKNTNKGEVKLTARQRGDDIEIELSDSGIGMDETEIMAFLDNDPLTYRGGLGRILIKDMLDMIGGKLEIESEKGKGTVFRVVIPNNRQV; translated from the coding sequence ATGGGGCTTGTTCGTTTTGATGGAAATAATTTCAAAGTGTACGGAGAGCAAGACTTTCCGCAGGCGCAAACAAGCCGTGTATATGATGTCAGGGCAGATCGTGAAGGAAATCTCTGGGGTGTGATGACTTCAGGTACCAGGCTCGCGATGGAACCAAAAGGACCTTTCGAAACAGCTATCCCCATGGTCCGGGGAACAGTAAATAATGTTTTTCCCCGCGATGGTTATTTTACGGGTGACGTCGTTACCCAAACAGTGAAGCAGTTAATCACCGATCAAAAAGCGGAAGAACCACGCATGGGGATGTTGGATACCGCTAATAAGTTGTGGGGAATAGGGGAAGAAGAGGCATACCTGATGCTGGAAGATAAACTTTATTATATACAAGGCAGGCACTATGAACGTCTGGGGCCTTCGTCTCCAAAGGGCTCATTGGCAATCCTGGACAGCGCAGCTATTAAATTCTCCAATGGAAACCGCCTGACAGCATGGTATAAGAACAAGCCCCTGGAGTCTGTTACTTCCATTCAGGGCGCACTGGCTTCAGAACCATTATTCCTTCAGGGCAAATTTACGATCTGCTGGTGTCCGGCAGGTACTTTCATTTACTGCAATGGAGTCCTGTATAAATTATCATTCAAACAGCAATTGGTCTATGCAGAAAAAATGGTAGACAACTTACACATCAAAGAGCTTTCATCGGTTTATTACCAGCCGTCAACAAAGATCTTATTTCTGGGAAGTTATATAGATGGATTGTATGTACTTAAACCGGTTCCCTTCAAAGTGCCGGCAATACCGGAAAGCCTGCCAGACCTGTCTCAGAACTTTTATGTTCAGGCCGTGCTGGATAGTAACCGGCTTTTCTGCCATAATATTCTATTTGCCCGTGATGCTGCTTCATCCTATTTCGATATCCGTGGAAACAGATGGGGAGCTTTGTTCGCAAAAAATCCTCACTTCATTTATTTCAGTAAAGATTCCACGCTATGTTCTTATGATTTCCTGAAGAAGGAACGAAAAGAAATCGCCAATGTAAAATCATGGGTACCACTATTCCTTGCTTCATTATATGATTCCACATTATATTTTGCTACCACGCGCAGAATCGGAATTATCAAAAACAATGAAGTAAAAGACCTCAGGTTGATCGAAGTGGAAAAACGCATCGTTTGCATGGTGGAGCATTCACCAGGCTCGTTTTATATTGGTACGCAGGAAGGCCTGTTCGAGTATGAATGGCAGCAGCATAAGCTCCGGAAAATAAATGTACTTGATACGATCAATATCCGGACGCTCCATTGGGAAAGTTCCAATAAGCGGTTGTGGATCGGCACTTACGGTACCGGAGCTTTCCTGTTTGAAAATGGCCAGCTTTTTCCCGTTCCGCAATTGGTGCCAGCATTGTCCGCTGTACATTCTTTTATCGATGACGGGCGGGGTTTCTTTTGGCTCACCACCAATAAAGGGTTGTTCAAGGTTAACAAAAATGAGCTCCTTGAATTAGCGCATCAGAAGCGTGAGCAGGCTTTTTTTTATGTGTTCGACAGGAATGACGGGTTGCCTACAAGCGAGTTCAACGGTGGCTTTCAATATCCTTATGTATGGTTTCCGGATAGCACACTTTCTCTTCCTACACTTAAAGGACTGGTTTGGCTCCATCCTCACCATACAGGAATTATTTATCCTGATAAAAAGATCTATCTGGACATGATCAGCATCGATGGGAGCGTGCAGAAAGATCTGAACAACAATATCTCCCTTCCTGTTGGTAAACATGCGCTTGCCATTACAGTTGCCACACCTTATTTTGGAAATCCTGCCAACCTGCATTTACAATACATGATCCAGAACTGGAATGAGGATTGGAAAAGCGTTCCGGTTGATGGCAGGATAGTCCTGGAGAATCTCCCACCGGGTAAATATTCATTGATCATCAGGCAGGAGGTGATTACAAACAATAGAGATGCTGTGAGGCTGCAGCTTCAAATCCAGGTTCCGCCACCCTTTTTTCAGACTATATGGTTCAGGGTACTTGTATTGGCTTTGATGGCTATAGTGATTTATCTTTTGGCAGGCTGGCGGATACGCGGATTGCAAATGCGTTCCAGGTTGCTGGAAGAAAAAATACAACAACGCACAGTAGAGCTGAACAGGACGGTGAGTGACCTGGAAAAATCGCAGCAGGATCTGTCGAAAAGCAACCATGTGAAAGATCTGATGATCTCCATGGTATTGCATGATCTGCAGTCGCCCATCCGATTTCTGAATACACTTGTCAAACATCTGAATCAGCAGTATGCACATTTGGAACCTGGTCAACTGTCCAGGAAAATGTCGGAACTAAAAAGCAGCACTAACGCATTGTTCAATTTTACTGCACAATTTTTTACCTGGGTCAGAAGCCAGCAGAAACAGTTTACCGTAACCTGGCAAGAAGTTAGTCTCGGAGAGGTTTTTGAGGAGATCGGGCATTTGTATTCGGATGTGATGAAGTCCGAAGGAAATACTCTGCTGGTTATACCCACCAACCTGACCTGTTTCACGGACGCAGGTTTGCTCAATGGTATCCTGAGAAACCTGGTGGATAATGCCAATAAGAATACCAACAAAGGAGAAGTAAAATTGACGGCCCGTCAACGAGGGGATGATATTGAAATAGAATTATCAGATTCCGGTATTGGCATGGATGAAACTGAGATCATGGCATTCCTGGACAATGACCCGCTTACTTATCGCGGAGGCCTGGGAAGAATCCTGATCAAAGACATGCTGGACATGATCGGCGGTAAGCTGGAAATTGAAAGTGAAAAAGGTAAAGGAACTGTTTTCCGGGTTGTGATCCCTAATAACCGGCAAGTATAA
- a CDS encoding response regulator produces MLKVLIADDHLPVRLGVRLLVEEALGQCSTEFASNGTELFRFLKSQLFDLLITDLSMPNVDIMQLVPGVMAIQPSLKVLVLSVNSEAVFARRLLSSGAFGYLQKNASDTEIRDAIRHISKGKKYLSDSQIQNIHEILTEPQKNVFSQLSEREMEVAILLLKGYGPLEISNSLSVSASTASSFKARIFKKLNVSNLIEFSHLAQVNGIAEND; encoded by the coding sequence ATGCTCAAAGTATTGATTGCAGACGATCATCTTCCAGTTCGCTTAGGCGTTCGCCTGCTGGTGGAAGAAGCGCTTGGACAATGCAGTACCGAGTTTGCTTCTAACGGGACCGAGCTTTTCAGGTTTTTGAAATCCCAGCTTTTTGATCTGCTCATTACAGACCTTAGTATGCCTAATGTAGACATCATGCAACTGGTGCCGGGAGTGATGGCCATCCAGCCCAGTTTGAAAGTGCTTGTTTTGAGCGTAAACTCAGAAGCAGTCTTTGCAAGAAGATTGCTTTCATCCGGTGCCTTTGGTTACCTGCAGAAGAATGCGTCCGATACGGAGATCAGGGATGCCATCCGCCATATCAGCAAGGGAAAAAAATACCTGTCTGATTCGCAAATTCAAAACATTCATGAAATACTGACGGAACCACAAAAGAACGTGTTCAGCCAACTTTCAGAAAGGGAAATGGAAGTTGCCATCTTATTGCTGAAAGGATATGGCCCCCTGGAGATCTCCAATTCGCTATCCGTGAGCGCTTCCACGGCCAGCTCCTTTAAAGCGAGGATTTTTAAAAAACTGAATGTTTCAAATCTGATCGAATTCAGTCATCTCGCCCAGGTAAACGGTATTGCAGAGAACGATTGA
- a CDS encoding response regulator, which translates to MNRILIADSQFPVRIGLRSLVETALGDCIVDFARNGQELFALVHQHVYALLITDLNMPLADPAELIPTILSLQPELKILVFSVNSKTELGLLESGVSGYLHKEASDQEIMNTIRIVYNSDGYTNNNKEP; encoded by the coding sequence ATGAACAGGATATTAATTGCTGATAGCCAATTCCCCGTCCGGATCGGTTTACGAAGCCTGGTGGAAACCGCACTGGGAGATTGTATCGTAGATTTTGCAAGGAACGGTCAGGAATTGTTTGCCCTTGTTCACCAACATGTTTATGCCCTGCTGATCACTGACCTGAATATGCCATTGGCAGATCCCGCAGAATTGATCCCAACAATCCTGTCTCTTCAACCAGAGTTGAAAATTTTGGTATTCAGTGTAAACTCAAAGACCGAACTGGGCTTATTGGAATCAGGGGTATCTGGGTACCTTCATAAGGAAGCGTCAGATCAGGAGATCATGAATACCATCAGGATTGTATATAACTCAGACGGATATACGAACAATAATAAGGAGCCATGA